The following are encoded in a window of Legionella geestiana genomic DNA:
- a CDS encoding type II/III secretion system protein → MKKVWLLMALLLAGTAFAEDEGNISKVISLQYQDASVIIPLVKPLLQPGDKISGSGQTLVVNVSPQTLTSLRAVLHQVDVPPVTFEIAIHQDTPQWLSQVSNTVVYGSNSQQIQLNNQSVRVMNGQSAFVSTSQNVPVIQSAGIGWWTGVDYARMNVQNGVFLLPKLQGQQVQLQVRRARDEQQPANQQQFTNQNVDTTLMVPLDTWYSLGSAEGSNSANPTGNAAVYSAGAQYGDNSTLYVRIHIVGQ, encoded by the coding sequence ATGAAAAAAGTATGGCTGCTTATGGCGCTGCTGCTGGCCGGCACTGCGTTTGCCGAGGATGAAGGCAATATTTCCAAGGTTATTTCTCTACAGTATCAGGATGCCAGCGTTATTATTCCGCTGGTTAAACCGCTGTTGCAGCCTGGCGATAAAATCAGTGGCTCTGGTCAGACGCTGGTGGTGAATGTCTCCCCTCAGACCCTGACCAGCCTGCGCGCCGTGCTGCATCAGGTGGATGTGCCTCCCGTGACCTTTGAAATTGCCATTCACCAGGATACGCCACAGTGGCTGTCGCAGGTGTCCAATACGGTAGTGTATGGCAGTAATTCCCAGCAGATTCAGTTAAATAATCAATCGGTAAGAGTGATGAACGGGCAGTCTGCCTTTGTTTCAACATCGCAGAATGTTCCCGTCATTCAATCAGCCGGTATCGGCTGGTGGACAGGTGTTGATTATGCCCGCATGAATGTTCAGAATGGCGTCTTTCTGTTGCCAAAACTTCAGGGACAGCAGGTTCAGCTGCAGGTGCGTCGAGCGCGTGATGAGCAGCAGCCGGCCAACCAGCAGCAGTTTACCAATCAGAATGTCGACACGACACTGATGGTGCCGCTTGATACCTGGTATTCGCTTGGCAGTGCTGAGGGCTCAAACAGCGCAAACCCCACCGGTAATGCGGCGGTGTACAGTGCGGGCGCTCAGTATGGTGACAATTCCACGCTGTATGTGCGTATTCATATTGTGGGTCAATAA
- a CDS encoding flavin-containing monooxygenase, with protein MTSLPKTSSPRVCVIGAGPCGIACVKNLLEQGIDNIDVFEKNNRIGGNWVYDEKGTHSSVYETTHLISSRWLSWFEDFPMPPGTSEYPSHEQVLHYFEVYAARFGMARFVRFETRVEKVEPLDEKRWQVTYSDAEGLHTGVYDYVMVANGHHWDPSMPEYPGTFSGEMLHAHAYKKAEPFRGKRVLVVGGGNSACDIAVEVARVARKSCISMRRGQHIIPKFLFGKPSDTVLARIKWLPYRLRQIVAGSVLRALQGHYGKYRLQKPRERLFASHPTINSELLYAIRHGKVFPCRGIERFEGSTVHFTDGEHEDFDVVIFATGYKTTFPFFAPELIDYSNARQLPLYLKMMHPTFETLYFIGLFQPQGCIWPLADYQAGIAARIMAGTRSRPKRLEQKIQGEIKAHKARFHDSPRHALEVDYHAFRRQLRKALKA; from the coding sequence ATGACTTCTTTACCAAAGACTTCTTCTCCCCGCGTCTGCGTGATTGGCGCGGGTCCCTGCGGGATTGCCTGCGTGAAAAACCTGCTTGAGCAGGGCATTGACAACATTGATGTGTTTGAGAAAAACAACCGCATTGGCGGCAACTGGGTGTATGACGAGAAGGGAACGCACTCATCGGTCTATGAAACCACGCACCTTATCAGTTCGCGCTGGCTTTCGTGGTTTGAGGATTTTCCGATGCCGCCTGGCACCTCTGAATATCCCTCACATGAACAGGTGCTGCATTATTTTGAAGTGTACGCCGCACGCTTTGGCATGGCGCGCTTTGTACGCTTTGAAACCCGCGTTGAAAAGGTTGAACCGCTTGATGAGAAACGCTGGCAGGTGACTTATAGCGATGCAGAGGGGCTTCACACAGGCGTCTATGATTATGTAATGGTGGCTAACGGCCATCACTGGGACCCGTCCATGCCGGAATACCCCGGCACGTTTTCCGGTGAGATGCTGCATGCGCATGCCTATAAAAAGGCAGAGCCGTTTCGCGGTAAACGCGTATTGGTCGTTGGCGGCGGAAACTCTGCCTGCGATATTGCGGTGGAAGTCGCGCGTGTTGCCAGAAAATCCTGTATCAGCATGCGCCGCGGGCAGCACATTATTCCTAAATTTTTGTTTGGCAAGCCGTCTGATACGGTGCTTGCCCGCATCAAGTGGCTGCCATACCGCCTGCGACAGATAGTTGCCGGTAGCGTGCTGCGCGCACTGCAGGGGCATTATGGCAAGTATCGTCTGCAAAAGCCTCGCGAACGTCTGTTTGCAAGCCACCCGACTATCAACTCTGAACTGCTCTATGCGATTCGCCACGGCAAGGTGTTTCCGTGCCGGGGCATTGAGCGGTTTGAGGGGAGCACCGTGCATTTTACCGATGGTGAACACGAAGATTTCGATGTGGTGATTTTTGCAACCGGTTATAAAACGACATTCCCGTTTTTTGCCCCGGAGCTTATCGATTACAGCAACGCCAGACAGTTGCCGCTCTACCTGAAAATGATGCATCCAACGTTCGAAACGCTTTATTTTATCGGTCTTTTTCAACCTCAGGGCTGTATCTGGCCGCTGGCCGATTATCAGGCAGGCATTGCTGCGCGCATCATGGCAGGTACACGCTCTCGTCCAAAGCGTCTCGAGCAAAAAATTCAGGGGGAAATCAAGGCGCATAAGGCGCGTTTTCATGACAGTCCGCGCCACGCGCTGGAGGTGGATTATCACGCCTTTCGCCGGCAGCTTCGAAAGGCGCTCAAAGCATAA
- a CDS encoding NAD(+) kinase, whose product MKQKYRRVILYARQHRANSGVSESLQRAASCLESHGVEVYLDPETAGCFNAPYPVLPADAIGEKQDLILVVGGDGSLLSAARMAIRMDVPVIGVNRGRLGFLTDISPADIEEQLEAVLAGACVEEQRFLLQTRIFDEDTIYFQGDALNDVVLSRGNEPHLVDFEVYINQQFVSHYRSDGLILSTPTGSTAYALSAGGPIMHPELNAIVIVPMFSHSLSSRPLVVDAQSKIDLHISAANESPLRVSCDGHESVMVKPGQQVSVEKNARRLRLLHPPDYRYYDTLRQKLGWESKHQG is encoded by the coding sequence ATGAAGCAGAAGTATCGGCGCGTGATACTCTATGCTCGACAACACCGCGCTAACAGCGGTGTGAGCGAGAGTCTGCAGCGTGCCGCCTCCTGCCTTGAATCGCATGGGGTTGAGGTTTACCTCGACCCCGAAACTGCGGGCTGTTTCAATGCCCCGTATCCCGTGCTGCCAGCTGATGCCATCGGAGAAAAACAGGATTTAATTCTGGTCGTTGGCGGTGACGGCAGTTTGCTCTCGGCCGCCCGCATGGCCATTCGCATGGATGTACCGGTCATTGGGGTCAACCGTGGCCGACTGGGCTTTTTAACCGACATCTCTCCCGCCGATATTGAGGAGCAGCTTGAGGCAGTACTCGCCGGTGCCTGCGTGGAAGAGCAGCGTTTTTTACTCCAGACCCGCATTTTTGACGAAGACACGATTTATTTTCAGGGCGATGCGCTCAATGACGTGGTTTTGAGCCGCGGTAATGAGCCCCACCTCGTTGACTTCGAGGTCTATATTAACCAGCAGTTTGTCAGCCACTACCGCTCTGACGGGCTGATTCTCTCAACACCAACGGGCTCAACGGCCTATGCGCTGTCGGCGGGCGGCCCCATCATGCATCCGGAGCTCAATGCCATTGTCATCGTACCAATGTTCTCGCACAGCTTAAGCTCGCGCCCGCTCGTGGTGGACGCGCAGTCTAAAATTGATTTGCACATCAGTGCAGCTAATGAAAGTCCGCTCAGGGTCAGCTGCGATGGACATGAGTCGGTAATGGTTAAGCCCGGTCAGCAGGTATCCGTTGAGAAAAACGCGCGCCGCCTGCGGCTGTTGCATCCACCCGACTATCGCTATTATGATACCTTGCGCCAAAAGCTTGGATGGGAATCCAAACATCAGGGGTAA
- a CDS encoding NAD(P)/FAD-dependent oxidoreductase — protein sequence MQALDVLIIGAGAAGLMCAIEAGKRGRRVLVLDHANKVGKKILMSGGGRCNFTNYQVSPERYLSHNPHFCKSALSRYTQWDFLALVKKHRIAFHEKTLGQLFCDNKASDIVNMLLAECDEARVEIQLQTAITRIAREDDGHFTVCAGNRMFRCQSLVIATGGLSIPTMGATAFAWQVAEQFGLATWKPSPGLVPFTLDVPDKTRFAGLSGVSVDVEASNARAEFRESLLFTHRGLSGPSMLQMSSFWQPGEWVRMNLLPDTDVELLLRNARSETPQKQLATWLSQYLPRRLVDVLWLPEERERRLADFSNRDIAALAETLHDFRLRPNGTEGYRTAEVTLGGVNVDALSSKTMEVRTEAGLYFIGEAVDVTGWLGGYNFQWAWSSGWVAGQVA from the coding sequence ATGCAGGCGCTCGATGTACTTATTATTGGCGCGGGTGCGGCAGGGTTGATGTGTGCCATTGAAGCGGGTAAGCGCGGGCGGCGCGTGCTCGTGCTCGATCACGCCAATAAGGTCGGTAAAAAAATCCTGATGTCGGGTGGCGGGCGTTGCAATTTTACCAATTATCAGGTGAGTCCAGAGCGGTATCTCTCGCATAATCCGCATTTTTGTAAATCAGCGCTTTCGCGTTATACGCAGTGGGATTTTCTGGCGCTCGTGAAAAAACACCGAATCGCATTTCACGAAAAAACGCTTGGCCAGCTTTTTTGTGACAATAAAGCATCGGATATCGTCAATATGCTGCTTGCCGAGTGCGATGAGGCTCGTGTAGAGATTCAGCTGCAAACCGCTATCACTCGAATTGCGCGCGAAGATGACGGACATTTTACCGTATGCGCCGGGAATCGTATGTTTCGTTGTCAGTCACTTGTGATAGCGACCGGCGGGCTGTCAATTCCCACCATGGGCGCGACAGCGTTTGCGTGGCAGGTTGCTGAGCAGTTTGGTCTTGCCACCTGGAAGCCCTCCCCGGGCCTTGTGCCCTTTACGCTCGATGTGCCTGACAAAACCCGCTTTGCCGGGCTTTCGGGCGTGAGTGTGGATGTTGAGGCTTCGAATGCGCGTGCGGAGTTCCGCGAAAGCCTGCTTTTTACGCACCGTGGATTGAGTGGGCCATCGATGCTTCAGATGTCCTCATTCTGGCAGCCTGGAGAATGGGTGCGGATGAATCTGCTGCCGGATACGGATGTTGAGCTGCTGCTTCGTAATGCGCGTTCGGAGACACCGCAAAAACAACTGGCTACCTGGCTGTCGCAGTATTTGCCAAGGCGTCTTGTCGATGTGCTGTGGTTGCCAGAAGAGCGGGAGCGGCGTCTTGCCGATTTCTCAAACCGTGACATTGCAGCCCTTGCAGAGACCCTGCACGATTTCAGGCTGCGCCCGAATGGCACAGAAGGCTATCGCACCGCCGAGGTGACGCTCGGTGGCGTGAATGTGGATGCCCTCTCCTCAAAAACCATGGAAGTTCGCACTGAAGCGGGACTCTACTTCATCGGCGAAGCCGTAGATGTCACCGGCTGGCTTGGCGGCTATAATTTTCAGTGGGCCTGGTCGTCGGGATGGGTCGCCGGCCAGGTGGCCTGA
- the eno gene encoding phosphopyruvate hydratase, whose product MQIERIKGREILDSRGNPTVEAEVWLTNGLCGRASVPSGASTGSMEACELRDNDAARYNGRGVLKAVTHVNTVLNEALRGLSVEDQAAVDASMLTCDGTGNKSRLGANAILAVSLASARARANALDLPLFMALGETETARMPVPMMNVLNGGAHADNNVDIQEFMIMPLGAPDFPTALRWGAETFHALKAILKARNLATSVGDEGGFAPNLRSNREALDLLLLAIKAAGLRPGVDMALALDVAASELWHENKYHLASESRVLSGEELVRYYESLVADYPIVSMEDGLDERDHNTWRLLTDTLGSRIQLVGDDLFVTNPRILQHGIDAGMANAVLIKPNQIGTLTETRATMRLAAENGYRSVMSHRSGETGDTFIADLAVASGCGQIKTGSLCRTDRIAKYNQLLRIAEHANPVYPGWAALQR is encoded by the coding sequence ATGCAGATTGAACGTATTAAAGGGCGCGAAATACTCGATTCGCGCGGTAACCCGACGGTTGAGGCGGAAGTGTGGTTGACCAATGGACTGTGCGGGCGCGCCAGTGTACCCTCAGGGGCTTCCACCGGCAGCATGGAGGCCTGCGAACTGCGTGATAATGATGCCGCCCGCTACAATGGCCGCGGTGTTTTGAAGGCGGTGACCCATGTGAACACCGTTCTCAACGAAGCGCTCAGGGGCCTGTCGGTAGAAGACCAGGCGGCCGTTGATGCCTCCATGCTGACCTGTGACGGTACGGGCAATAAATCCCGTCTTGGTGCGAACGCGATACTTGCGGTGTCACTGGCAAGTGCGCGAGCCCGTGCAAACGCTCTTGACCTGCCACTTTTTATGGCGCTTGGCGAGACTGAGACTGCACGCATGCCAGTGCCGATGATGAATGTGCTGAACGGTGGCGCACATGCAGATAATAACGTTGATATTCAAGAGTTCATGATAATGCCGCTTGGCGCGCCGGATTTTCCGACCGCTCTGCGATGGGGAGCTGAAACCTTTCATGCGCTGAAGGCTATTTTGAAAGCGCGTAATCTCGCAACCTCCGTCGGCGATGAGGGCGGCTTTGCGCCGAATCTGCGCTCGAACCGCGAAGCACTGGATTTGCTGCTTTTAGCCATTAAAGCCGCCGGCCTGCGTCCGGGAGTCGATATGGCACTCGCACTCGATGTGGCAGCGTCTGAATTGTGGCATGAAAATAAGTATCATCTGGCTTCGGAGTCTCGCGTGCTCTCAGGTGAGGAGCTTGTGCGCTATTACGAAAGTCTCGTTGCGGACTATCCGATTGTCAGCATGGAAGATGGTCTGGACGAGCGCGACCACAACACCTGGCGTCTCTTGACGGACACACTTGGCAGCCGTATCCAGCTTGTCGGGGATGATTTGTTTGTCACTAATCCGCGAATCCTGCAGCATGGGATTGATGCCGGCATGGCGAATGCGGTGCTCATTAAGCCCAATCAGATTGGCACGCTCACAGAAACCCGCGCCACCATGCGTCTGGCGGCTGAAAACGGTTATCGTTCGGTGATGTCGCACCGCTCCGGTGAAACCGGCGATACGTTTATTGCCGATTTGGCAGTTGCGAGCGGCTGTGGGCAGATTAAAACCGGTTCACTGTGCCGCACAGACAGAATCGCCAAATACAATCAGCTCCTGCGGATTGCCGAGCATGCCAATCCCGTGTATCCGGGCTGGGCGGCGCTGCAGCGTTAA
- a CDS encoding bacteriophage holin, giving the protein MTNHRINALALGLACGVLWGVSVLLMGLMATHGVYGKEFVDSIGTLYIGYTSSIGGSLLGGLIGFIDAFLGGLILGWLYNKFDACCCKKSGTCCPVKAEDKPEA; this is encoded by the coding sequence ATGACCAATCACCGCATAAACGCCCTCGCACTGGGCCTTGCCTGTGGCGTATTGTGGGGCGTATCCGTCCTTCTAATGGGGCTGATGGCAACACATGGCGTGTACGGCAAGGAGTTTGTGGACTCTATCGGAACGCTCTATATCGGCTATACCTCCTCCATTGGCGGCAGCCTGCTGGGCGGGCTTATCGGGTTTATCGATGCCTTTCTGGGCGGACTGATTCTTGGCTGGCTCTATAACAAATTTGATGCCTGCTGCTGCAAAAAATCAGGCACCTGCTGCCCGGTCAAAGCGGAAGACAAACCCGAGGCTTAG
- the recN gene encoding DNA repair protein RecN, protein MLSTLRIENFAIVERLEIDFDKGLTAFTGETGAGKSILIDALLLALGARAEASVVRPGAEKCDISAVFTLDAGSPPHAFLVHHEAAALEEDTLVLRRVINRDGRSKSSINGHPFPLQKVRELSKMIVDIHGQHEHQSLLEHATHRRQLDEYGAHGEHLQVLAEHWRRMESMRATLKNLESQEQSLDARRFLDFQIEELQNLAPVDGEIDALHEEHQLLHHAREYLETTTFLEALLDSGEDEGMTRLLARAQQYVRSLPAANSHIQTISSLLESALIQCEEVLNELRAFSEQVQLDPERLHTVEARMSELHGAARKYHVDAASLPELLEKLIKQRAALGAELAQKDTLEAALREERQAYEKASLKLRESRLLHAPKLAADITHTIQQLGMPRGRVEIRVTPTEHPQPHGLDRIEYHVCTNPGTQPDSLSKIASGGELSRISLAIHMITARKGSTPTLLFDEVDTGIGGATAALVGRLLRELGERLQVLCVTHQPQVAASAHHHFVVEKHSDSEHTWTSVTRLEKDEKTDEIARMLGGLTITENTRSHARELLGEAG, encoded by the coding sequence ATGCTCTCCACCCTCAGGATAGAAAACTTCGCGATTGTTGAACGGCTCGAGATTGATTTCGATAAGGGCCTGACCGCCTTCACGGGCGAAACCGGTGCGGGAAAATCCATTCTCATTGATGCGCTGCTGCTGGCACTTGGCGCACGCGCCGAAGCCTCCGTGGTGCGTCCGGGGGCTGAAAAATGCGATATCAGCGCCGTATTTACCCTCGATGCCGGCTCGCCTCCGCACGCGTTTTTAGTCCATCATGAAGCCGCGGCTTTAGAAGAAGACACCCTTGTGCTTCGCCGCGTTATCAATCGCGATGGACGCTCCAAATCTTCGATAAACGGCCATCCCTTTCCCCTGCAGAAAGTGCGCGAACTCAGCAAAATGATAGTGGATATCCATGGCCAGCACGAGCATCAGAGCCTTCTTGAGCACGCAACGCATCGGCGCCAGCTTGATGAGTATGGCGCGCACGGCGAGCACCTGCAGGTACTTGCCGAGCACTGGCGGCGCATGGAATCGATGCGCGCCACACTCAAAAATCTTGAAAGCCAGGAACAGAGCCTTGATGCCAGACGCTTTCTTGATTTTCAGATTGAAGAATTGCAAAATCTCGCGCCCGTTGACGGGGAAATTGATGCGCTTCATGAGGAGCATCAGCTCTTACACCACGCGCGTGAATATCTTGAAACCACCACGTTCCTCGAGGCGCTTCTTGATTCCGGCGAAGACGAGGGCATGACGCGTCTGCTTGCGCGTGCCCAGCAATACGTTCGTTCTCTGCCTGCAGCCAATTCCCATATTCAGACCATCAGCAGCCTGCTCGAGAGCGCTTTGATACAATGCGAAGAAGTGCTCAATGAGTTACGCGCCTTCTCCGAACAGGTACAGCTTGACCCTGAACGCCTGCACACGGTGGAAGCGCGCATGAGTGAACTGCATGGCGCTGCGCGCAAATACCATGTGGATGCCGCCTCTCTTCCAGAGCTCCTTGAAAAGCTTATCAAACAGCGAGCAGCACTGGGCGCGGAACTGGCCCAAAAAGACACGCTCGAAGCGGCCTTGAGAGAGGAGCGGCAGGCGTATGAAAAAGCATCACTTAAACTTCGAGAATCCCGTCTGCTGCACGCGCCAAAGCTTGCTGCCGACATCACGCACACCATCCAGCAGCTCGGGATGCCGCGAGGGCGCGTGGAAATCCGCGTCACTCCGACAGAGCACCCGCAACCGCATGGTCTTGATCGTATCGAGTATCACGTCTGCACAAACCCGGGCACGCAGCCAGACAGCCTGTCAAAAATTGCCTCGGGCGGTGAGTTATCCCGTATCAGCCTTGCCATTCACATGATTACTGCGCGTAAGGGTTCCACACCGACACTGCTCTTTGACGAGGTCGACACCGGTATTGGTGGCGCAACGGCCGCCCTTGTTGGACGGCTTTTACGTGAGCTCGGAGAACGCCTGCAGGTGCTTTGTGTGACCCACCAGCCACAGGTCGCCGCCAGTGCACATCACCATTTCGTGGTGGAGAAACACTCTGACAGCGAGCACACCTGGACCAGCGTCACGCGCCTTGAAAAAGACGAAAAAACCGATGAAATTGCGCGCATGCTCGGAGGGTTGACCATCACCGAAAACACCCGTTCACACGCGCGGGAACTGCTGGGAGAGGCGGGTTAA
- a CDS encoding SLC13 family permease: MNVTSQTSSPLEGVQTQASVYRVLGWCLTSLFTTCMLLLVHFSALNDAASRFVVIFSAALGMWVFRLVPESVPAIFVLCATMVLNTGPSTTMLSGFMSDSFFLASSLFAIGCVMVKSRLLHRVSLLLLCRVRLGQRGLQLLLFGTGLLTTPLVSVQSSRVALMAPLLDSLLESGRIAPRSPAANAMACSAFQGCILFSTVFLTGKSSNTILYAMMTLHTHVEFGMVRWLAAALVPGVLMALLFWGMQWRRFGGLPSLNISRFRLVRELQTMGDVSRHEWVVLGTLVVLMAGLGAVACWRLSGIWVCIAVFAVLLGSGAMGRQELTGRINWTFLFYLGAIIGIMRYIQDIGMEDWLFEHLKGLVPLAKARPGMFIATVFGISWLSTLVLGTLTAPAILFTVFLPIAHQSGMGLWVVAFVILTATEAWIFPWQSTYFLCFEHLLSRNQRVDMRPLLSMNLWMVPGKLAILLASLPYWRWLGEL, from the coding sequence ATGAATGTTACCTCGCAAACTTCCTCCCCTTTAGAGGGCGTGCAGACGCAGGCGAGTGTTTACAGGGTTTTAGGCTGGTGCCTGACATCGTTGTTTACCACCTGCATGCTGTTACTGGTGCACTTCTCAGCCCTTAATGACGCCGCTTCCCGGTTTGTAGTGATTTTTTCAGCGGCACTTGGCATGTGGGTGTTTCGGCTGGTGCCGGAGAGCGTGCCGGCGATATTTGTGCTGTGTGCAACCATGGTACTCAACACGGGCCCCAGTACCACCATGCTTTCAGGCTTCATGTCTGACAGCTTTTTTCTGGCTTCAAGCCTTTTTGCCATTGGCTGTGTAATGGTCAAGTCGCGCCTTTTGCACCGGGTGTCACTGTTACTGCTTTGTCGGGTTCGCTTAGGCCAGCGTGGGTTGCAGCTGCTGCTTTTTGGGACGGGGCTTTTAACGACACCATTGGTCAGTGTCCAGAGCTCGCGCGTTGCCCTGATGGCGCCGCTGCTCGACTCACTGCTGGAGAGCGGGCGTATTGCCCCACGAAGTCCAGCCGCTAATGCGATGGCGTGCAGCGCTTTCCAGGGATGCATCCTCTTCTCCACCGTGTTTTTGACAGGAAAATCGAGTAATACCATTCTGTATGCGATGATGACCCTGCATACCCATGTTGAATTCGGAATGGTGCGCTGGCTGGCGGCCGCTCTGGTGCCGGGCGTGTTGATGGCGCTGTTGTTCTGGGGGATGCAGTGGCGGCGTTTTGGCGGGCTTCCCTCGCTTAACATCAGCCGTTTTCGGCTTGTCCGTGAATTGCAGACGATGGGGGATGTCAGTCGCCATGAATGGGTGGTGCTTGGTACGCTTGTTGTCTTGATGGCGGGGCTTGGAGCGGTGGCCTGCTGGCGTTTATCCGGCATATGGGTGTGCATCGCCGTGTTTGCCGTATTGCTCGGCAGTGGCGCGATGGGGCGTCAGGAACTGACTGGCAGGATTAACTGGACGTTCCTCTTTTACCTCGGAGCCATTATCGGCATCATGCGTTACATTCAGGATATTGGCATGGAAGACTGGCTGTTTGAGCACCTCAAGGGGCTGGTACCGCTTGCAAAAGCCCGCCCCGGTATGTTCATTGCCACCGTGTTTGGCATCAGCTGGCTCAGCACGCTGGTGCTCGGTACGCTGACAGCACCGGCCATTTTGTTCACGGTCTTTCTGCCCATCGCTCATCAAAGCGGCATGGGCCTCTGGGTGGTCGCCTTTGTGATTTTGACAGCAACAGAAGCCTGGATTTTTCCCTGGCAATCCACCTATTTTCTGTGTTTTGAGCACCTCTTAAGCCGCAATCAGCGCGTTGATATGCGCCCGCTGCTCAGCATGAACCTCTGGATGGTACCAGGCAAGCTGGCGATTTTGCTCGCATCCCTGCCATACTGGCGCTGGCTGGGGGAGTTATGA
- the typA gene encoding translational GTPase TypA, whose translation MIEKIRNVAIIAHVDHGKTTLVDQLLRQTGTLSDRGPKTERVMDSNALERERGITILAKNTRVDWEGYKINIVDTPGHADFGGEVERILSMVDCVLLLVDAVDGPMPQTRFVTQKAFARGLHPIVVINKIDRPGARPHWVMDQVFDLFDNLGASDEQLDFPVVYASALNGYAMLDLEETSSDMRPLLQTIVDKVSPPEVDADGPFQMQISSLDYSSYVGTIGIGRITRGKVEAKSPVKIIDIEGNIRAGRLLQLLEFRGLERSETTHASAGDIIAITGIEQLNISDTLCAPDCVEALPPLTVDEPTISMTFQVNDSPFAGQEGKYVTSRKIRERLETELLHNVALRVEDTEDPDRFRVSGRGELHLSILIENMRREGYELAISKPEVILREEDGVMLEPWENLTVDVEENHQGSIMEKLGERRGELQNMQPDGKGRVRLDYVIPTRGLIGFHTEFLSSTSGTGLMYHVYDHYGPAVRGRIGKRNNGVLIANCTGAARAFALFNLQERGRLFIDPQTPCYEGMIVGIHARDNDLVVNVTKEKQLTNIRAAGTDENILLTPPIRLTLEQALEFIDDDELVEVTPQSIRLRKKALRENERKRAQRASQED comes from the coding sequence ATGATTGAAAAGATTCGTAATGTTGCCATCATCGCCCACGTTGACCACGGAAAAACCACGCTGGTTGACCAGTTGCTTCGCCAGACGGGCACGCTCAGTGACCGTGGTCCCAAAACCGAACGGGTGATGGATTCCAATGCGCTGGAGCGCGAGCGTGGCATTACCATTCTTGCCAAAAATACCCGTGTAGACTGGGAAGGATATAAAATCAACATCGTTGATACCCCGGGACACGCCGACTTCGGCGGTGAGGTGGAGCGTATTCTCTCCATGGTAGACTGCGTGCTGCTGCTCGTTGATGCTGTTGATGGCCCCATGCCGCAGACGCGTTTTGTCACGCAGAAAGCCTTTGCCCGCGGACTGCACCCGATTGTGGTTATCAATAAAATTGACCGCCCGGGCGCGCGCCCCCACTGGGTGATGGACCAGGTGTTTGATCTCTTTGATAACCTCGGTGCCAGCGATGAACAGCTCGACTTCCCGGTGGTCTACGCCTCTGCTCTTAACGGTTATGCCATGCTTGACCTTGAAGAAACCTCTAGCGACATGCGCCCGCTGCTGCAGACCATCGTAGACAAGGTGAGCCCTCCGGAGGTCGATGCCGATGGCCCCTTCCAGATGCAAATCAGCTCACTCGATTATTCTTCTTACGTGGGCACCATCGGTATCGGACGCATTACCCGCGGCAAGGTGGAAGCAAAATCGCCTGTTAAAATCATCGATATAGAAGGCAATATCCGCGCAGGCAGGCTGCTGCAACTGCTTGAGTTTCGTGGCCTTGAGCGCAGCGAAACCACGCACGCAAGCGCCGGCGACATCATTGCCATCACAGGTATTGAACAGCTTAATATCTCCGACACACTCTGCGCTCCTGACTGTGTGGAAGCGCTGCCCCCGCTCACGGTGGACGAGCCCACCATCAGTATGACCTTTCAGGTTAACGACTCGCCTTTTGCCGGTCAGGAGGGGAAGTATGTTACGAGCCGCAAGATTCGCGAACGCCTTGAAACGGAACTCCTGCATAACGTGGCACTCAGGGTCGAAGACACGGAAGACCCTGACCGTTTCCGTGTTTCTGGCCGGGGCGAGCTGCATCTTTCCATTTTAATTGAAAACATGCGCCGCGAAGGCTATGAGCTTGCCATCAGTAAACCGGAAGTGATACTTCGCGAAGAAGACGGCGTGATGCTCGAACCGTGGGAAAACCTGACGGTTGACGTGGAAGAAAACCACCAGGGCAGCATTATGGAGAAACTGGGTGAGCGGCGCGGGGAGCTGCAGAACATGCAGCCGGACGGTAAGGGACGCGTGCGCCTTGACTATGTCATCCCGACGCGTGGCCTCATTGGTTTTCATACAGAATTCCTTTCATCGACCTCAGGCACCGGGTTGATGTATCATGTTTACGATCACTATGGTCCTGCCGTACGCGGGCGCATTGGCAAACGCAATAACGGCGTCCTGATTGCAAACTGCACGGGGGCCGCGCGCGCTTTTGCGCTTTTCAACCTGCAGGAGCGAGGCCGTCTCTTTATCGACCCGCAGACGCCCTGCTATGAAGGCATGATTGTGGGAATTCATGCGCGCGATAACGACCTGGTCGTGAACGTCACCAAGGAAAAGCAGCTGACCAACATCCGTGCCGCCGGCACCGATGAAAACATCCTGCTGACCCCGCCCATCCGCCTGACACTGGAACAGGCGCTGGAATTTATTGACGATGATGAACTGGTGGAAGTAACGCCTCAGAGCATCCGGCTGCGCAAGAAGGCCTTGCGCGAAAACGAACGCAAGCGCGCTCAGCGCGCCAGTCAGGAGGACTGA